Sequence from the Haloarcula sp. H-GB4 genome:
AGCTAACCTGTGACAGTGGGGGCTGCATAAGTTCTGAATAAATCGGGAGAGATGACGTGAGCACAACTATCCTGGTAGTCTGCTGGTTTCCACGCACTGCTGTCGGCGTTTTTCATTGGGTCTAACAGTCGCACTAATCACTCAAGCGGTAATTCCCGATCGAGCTGACTCACTGGCAGGAGATTCATACTATCCGTTCGCGTTCATCAGTGCCTTCACAGATGACTGGATATATTCGACAGTCTCTACGAAATACAGGTGGCCATCACTGGTTGACAGTCGAAACTCTGTGAGAGACAACGCCGCAGCTACTGGATACCGCCGGTTGTATCGTAAACGGACGAGACGACGTGGTTGCCAAAGGATACGCTGAGGATTTACTTCCTGATACAGTGGTCGATCAAAGGTTCGCCACTGTGTCTGTGGCTGATTTTCTAGATGTTCTCTCAGTGCACTGGTGCCCCAATTCGGATCCAGATATCCCTGTGGGTCTTTAGCAATTATACGCTGTTCGGTGTGATCTGTACTGTTGCATAACGGTACCTGAATGGGGAAGCGGTAATTAAGCCGCCGTGTGCCCGGCTGGGACTTATTCTTTCAAAACTGGTATCACTTCACTCTGGCTCAGAGGTCGCGTTTCAACACAGCAGCGTGCTCCGCTGAAAAATATACCATTTGACGGTAGTAGCAGACACTAACATACCAAACTTCTCGGAGTGTATTAGGTAAGCAAACACGGAGTGTGTGAATGACGTGTGTTGGTATCTCTACCGGCGGAGTGGGTGAGTGGACGGGGCTTGACCCGGAGCAGTTCATAGGCGCCTCTGGTATGCTGGCCGGTATGCGTTTCACATACGTCGTGACGGTAAACTGACGAACGGGGAGTTTGCTGAATCGCTCTACCTGTGGACCGCAGGTGCATGACTATACTTAGTCGGAGATTTCACACTGCTACCGGGAGATAGTCGCTCCCAACGAAGGCCAACCACTGGACTATTAACACAGAAACGATGCCATCCTGGGTATGTTCTGACTGCCATCGCTACTAGAAGAGTAACACCTGTGAAAGAGTGTGAACGTGTCGAGCGTTGCTCCAAGTCAGTGCATACCGACGAGTGGTCATCGCCATTATTTTTCAGGAGAGAGCGCTTGAAGCATTCACATTGAGTATCTGTTCGACTGCCTGCTCTTCGTGGTCCGGAATGTCGCTCCATTCAATAAGATCGTTATCGTACAGGAAAGCCCACACGTTCATATCACCATCTATGACGTGGTGCTCGAAGTCATTCGACATCACCCGCATACGCATTTTCCCAGCATCAGACACGGAGAGAAGTGATTCGGAGTAGTCTGCCGAGTTCCCGGCCTGAGCTTGGAGCACGAAGTCCCGTTCACGAGGTGTCAAGTCAAGAGCATCGATGGCTTCTTCGCCGATATCTTGATGTCGCATCAGTGCCCGAATATCACACTGGTCGTAGATTTCTTTCGCCTTCGGATCAGTCATGAACTCATCGACAGTCTGACTGATAAGCGTCAGGCCACTTCCGTAGTGGCGGCTGTGCCGGGCAAACAGGTTCAGCATATCCAGCGCCTGTTCATGACCGAGCATATAGTGTGCCTCGTCAATCATCACGACCATCTTCCCAGTACTGGCCTTCGCCCGCTGGAAGAGCCAGTCAAGCACGATGTGCATAATCAGCCCTTCGTTTGACCCATCAGCAACGCTCGAAAGATCAAACTGAACAACCCGGTCTTGCAGATGAACGTTCGTGTCTCCATTGAGGTTTGCGCGCTGTCCACCCTTCTTGAACTCTTCTAATCCAAGGAGAACACTTTGGGCATAGTCTGCGAGCCGTTCAGCTTGTTCGCGGTCCTCGATACTAGTTTCAGTATTGATCGTTGTAATTTCTGACTGAACGGTTTCTGGCACGTTGAGGAACTCACCAGGTGGTGATCCATTTGCCATTCGTGCAAGAACGTCTAACACATCCTGAATTACAGGGCTTTGCTGATTGTGCGTACTCACGTCTTTAGTAATACCCTGCTCAAGGTACGCGTAGCGGATTGCACGGCGGAGTACGCCCTCCTCCTCTTTACTGAGTTCTCGTTTCCCCTGGAAATGTGACTCGAACAGCCCCATTACACTCCGGATTTTGTCATCGTATGGGTCTCCCTCAACGTCATCAATATTATCGACCTGTTTGATGTCTAAGGGGTTAATTCGCGACCGCCCGTCAATGGTCACGCGCTGGCCGTCTACAGCTTCGACAACATCGCCGAAACCACCGACGGGATCGATAATCAGGACTTCTGTCTCCGGATCCATCATTAGGCGCCGCCACAGAGTAAGCTTGGCCAGATATGACTTCCCAGACCCGATCTTTCCGGATATCAGCATATTATGGCCCGACTGTTCGAACCGGTCCACAACAATAGGCGCATTTGTCGACATATGGAACCCCATCAGAACACCGGTCGATTCCACGACTGATCGATCAGTGAAGGGGAATGCAGTACCCAATGCATCAAGATCCATAATCTGTGTGTTCCGGATCTGATCACTCGCTAACGGCGCCATTGACTGTTGTGCCTGTAGCTGCCGGTCGTAGAGTGTTGTCACCTTTGCGTTCACTTGTGAGAGAATCTGCTTGAGTTCCTGCGTGCCTTCGTTGAGAGTGTCTTCGTCGTCAGCCAAAATCTCGAAATACACGCCGAAGTCGAATAGCTTTGTAGATCCCTCTGTTAGTCCCTCTCGGAGTCGTTCAACGTGTTGCAACTGGTTTTCTTCTTCGATGGTGTTGAGTTTCCCATCGTTCTTTTTCCGCCGGATCTGCGAGGTAAGCCGTGTCGCCCGAACATTGAGTTTCTGTTGCATCTTGTCAGAGCTTCGAGGAAAAATGTGGTATGACACACGGAGTTCTGTTCCATTAACTGACAGCCCGTTAGTGAAGAGCTTATCCAGCCAACCGGGGGCCACACGACTCGGGTAATCCGCGATAATAAGTGATCGAGCATACTTTTCAGTTCCTTGATCGCCGAGCCGTTTGATGTAACTCTTTGACTCGATTATCCGCTCAGGAGACACGGCCAACCCGGCCGATTCAGAGCGCTCGATGGGGTCATTGATTACCCCAGTCCGCCCGTTTTTGACGCTGTTTTGGTCCCGCTTGACGTTTTCAATATATTGTGCCAGTTTTTCTTGAGTGATTGTTTCGCCTGACTGCTGTAGCCGGCGTGCGGCCTCAGTCACTACGTCATCGTCAGCAGTATCCACTGACGTGTTAGAGTCGTCAGAGCTTAGTATTGAGGAAAGTGTGCTATCCGTTGGCGCGGATTGGTTCCCATCCCGAGATAAGACGGCTGATATAGCGACACCCGCTGTTCCAAGTACCATCGCCCCGCCAAACAGCAGTCCGAAGGATGGCCAGACGCCATACGTGCTAATCACCCATTCGAGCCCAAGCAGTGCATACACGGATTTTGTCATTGATGCGATGCCACCGATCTGGAACAGTATTAGCAGTTGTTGCATCGGAACTTCAGTTATTCATGTAGGTCCTCAGTGTTTGCTCATCCCCCGACTCAACAGAGTACGGACCATTCAGGAAGACGTCGTTGAGTGGTTGTTCGTTGTTGTAATAGTGGTATAGCACGCTCATGACTTGATCACGGTCGTCCAGGCGCTCAGTCTGCACATCGAACCGTTGGAGCGCTCGCTCAACTCGATTTAGGCGCGTATCAAGCTCCCGAAGGCATTGTTGCGTACTGATGTCTGTGTTGTCTGAACTGCTGAAGAAGTCGGCTATTGGCGCCAATGGACCGAACTTTTCAGCGGCCATGTCCAGTAATCCTGAGTCAGTGTTCTGGAATTGGTTTATCTGTTCGGCCGATATTGGAATCACGATGAAGAATCGTCGCTGTTTCATATCGTTATCGAGAATAAAGCGCTCAAGCCAATTCGGATACAGCCGACGACCAAGATTCACCAGTTTGCTATCAGTCGATCGGTGTCGACCCTCAGATATTACATCGTTGAGCCGTTCAACGTGATCC
This genomic interval carries:
- a CDS encoding VirB4 family type IV secretion system protein — encoded protein: MQQLLILFQIGGIASMTKSVYALLGLEWVISTYGVWPSFGLLFGGAMVLGTAGVAISAVLSRDGNQSAPTDSTLSSILSSDDSNTSVDTADDDVVTEAARRLQQSGETITQEKLAQYIENVKRDQNSVKNGRTGVINDPIERSESAGLAVSPERIIESKSYIKRLGDQGTEKYARSLIIADYPSRVAPGWLDKLFTNGLSVNGTELRVSYHIFPRSSDKMQQKLNVRATRLTSQIRRKKNDGKLNTIEEENQLQHVERLREGLTEGSTKLFDFGVYFEILADDEDTLNEGTQELKQILSQVNAKVTTLYDRQLQAQQSMAPLASDQIRNTQIMDLDALGTAFPFTDRSVVESTGVLMGFHMSTNAPIVVDRFEQSGHNMLISGKIGSGKSYLAKLTLWRRLMMDPETEVLIIDPVGGFGDVVEAVDGQRVTIDGRSRINPLDIKQVDNIDDVEGDPYDDKIRSVMGLFESHFQGKRELSKEEEGVLRRAIRYAYLEQGITKDVSTHNQQSPVIQDVLDVLARMANGSPPGEFLNVPETVQSEITTINTETSIEDREQAERLADYAQSVLLGLEEFKKGGQRANLNGDTNVHLQDRVVQFDLSSVADGSNEGLIMHIVLDWLFQRAKASTGKMVVMIDEAHYMLGHEQALDMLNLFARHSRHYGSGLTLISQTVDEFMTDPKAKEIYDQCDIRALMRHQDIGEEAIDALDLTPRERDFVLQAQAGNSADYSESLLSVSDAGKMRMRVMSNDFEHHVIDGDMNVWAFLYDNDLIEWSDIPDHEEQAVEQILNVNASSALS